A genome region from Gigantopelta aegis isolate Gae_Host chromosome 3, Gae_host_genome, whole genome shotgun sequence includes the following:
- the LOC121367477 gene encoding uncharacterized protein LOC121367477, producing the protein MKGKLLTVLFLLCSVFQTLNGSGKFEVKLMKYINPGGKGSNGNCCETHFSFWCKGNCDHRFTICVDRNQGSDQMSHCPVGKKNTGEVSDQDNIYHFPSSIGGTPNPIVFRVTTMPSLVRLKFQVVDVDDHNSWDHVDNLIHVITSMNVARSVQNAHFINYEFSARTTLKIGFRSYCDPNYFTKNCSVFCPKPKSGQHYICNKYTGERVCYPGWHGAHCDDDIDECLESPCNNEGACVNFKGGYECQCKDGFGGWHCDNITSRCALDPCKNNGTCVSNNKTDFNCTCAEGWVGGTCEVKFDKCYNAPCKNGGNCTLDQSTSGYHCKCEKYAGSHCEMKLVDFTGPPMTVLLYGTISSNNTRLLDQLRVGLKNILIHLGGYGGYISIKQDTEADKKDNVHITRLKFIAAEDGGKKVIPLDAIKKIFNTNTDDDINQYLPLPLYTGTGYQQRQKASAEEASNWADRHWYVIFLILLAILVVVVVGALFLIRRRRRKANSDYKTAINGVAHPDGNLNVAFENDMYLRMNSANSRTEVGLTQVNDNPLFQGPSPPSTRSAHPDPRPHQMLLNGITASDSTTENPYMEPSKSVEYDTPPRSQLPPQRSHYENSCLDTRETAGSDAKDNCYTDFSNLDGRGEENHYHDLDDVAMEKLTLDEHQAASSDDEEDEITAIKKQIKADNEKEEKEEEEKREG; encoded by the exons ACTCTGAATGGCAGCGGGAAGTTTGAGGTGAAGTTGATGAAATACATCAACCCAGGAGGAAAAGGTTCCAATGGAAACTGCTGTGAAACCCACTTCTCGTTTTGGTGCAAAGGCAACTGCGATCACAGGTTTACAATCTGCGTTGATAGGAACCAAGG AAGTGACCAAATGAGTCATTGCCCTGTTGGAAAGAAGAACACGGGCGAAGTCTCCGATCAGGACAACATCTATCATTTTCCATCTTCAATAGGTGGAACTCCAAATCCCATAGTGTTCAGAGTCACAACCATGCCG TCGCTTGTGCGTTTAAAGTTCCAAGTGGTTGACGTCGACGACCACAATTCTTGGGACCACGTGGACAACCTCATTCACGTCATCACCTCAATGAACGTTGCCAGATCAGTACAAAATGCACACTTTATCAACTATGAATTTTCAGCCAGAACTAC TCTGAAGATCGGCTTCCGGTCCTACTGTGATCCCAACTACTTCACTAAGAATTGCTCCGTGTTCTGCCCGAAACCAAAGTCGGGCCAACATTACATCTGTAACAAATACACAGGGGAGCGAGTCTGCTATCCAG GATGGCATGGGGCGCATTGTGATGACGATATAGATGAATGTTTAGAAAGTCCTTGTAACAACGAGGGTGCGTGCGTCAATTTCAAAGGTGGATATGAGTGCCAGTGCAAAGATGGATTTGGAG GCTGGCACTGTGATAACATCACCAGCAGGTGCGCGCTCGATCCGTGCAAAAATAACGGAACCTGCGTCTCCAACAACAAGACCGATTTCAACTGCACGTGCGCCGAGGGCTGGGTAGGTGGCACGTGTGAGGTGAAGTTTGACAAATGCTACAATGCTCCCTGTAAAAATGGAGGAAATTGCACGTTGGACCAATCTACCTCGGGCTACCATTGCAAgtgtgaaaaatatgccggttCCCACTGTGAAATGAAACTGGTTGATTTTACAGGAC CCCCGATGACTGTTCTTCTGTACGGCACGATCTCGAGCAACAACACCCGTCTGCTGGACCAGCTGCGAGTGGGACTGAAGAACATCCTCATCCACCTCGGCGGCTACGGCGGCTACATCAGCATCAAGCAGGACACGGAGGCCGACAAGAAAGACAA TGTACATATCACACGTCTGAAGTTTATAGCTGCTGAAGATGGCGGTAAAAAGGTTATCCCCCTTGATGCTATTAAAAAGATCTTCAACACCAATACAGATGACGATATCAACCAATATCTTCCACTTCCACTCTACACCGGAACAGGTTATCAGCAAAGGCAAAAGGCATCAGCa GAAGAAGCGTCCAACTGGGCGGACCGCCACTGGTATGTCATCTTCCTCATCCTCCTGGCCATACTGGTTGTCGTCGTCGTGGGAGCGCTCTTCCTCATACGGAGAAG aCGACGAAAGGCGAACAGTGATTACAAGACGGCCATTAACGGCGTTGCCCATCCAGACGGGAATCTGAACGTGGCCTTCGAAAACGACATGTACCTTCGCATGAACAGCGCCAATTCTCGGACAGAAGTCGGACTGACGCAGGTGAACGACAACCCGCTGTTCCAAGGACCTTCTCCGCCTAGCACCAGGTCCGCTCACCCCGACCCACGCCCTCACCAGATGCTTCTGAATGGAATAACTGCGTCCGACTCCACGACCGAAAACCCGTACATGGAACCAAGCAAAAGCGTGGAGTACGATACGCCACCCCGATCTCAACTTCCGCCCCAGCGTTCCCACTACGAAAACAGTTGCCTAGATACGCGGGAGACTGCCGGAAGTGACGCAAAGGATAACTGCTACACGGACTTCAGCAATCTGGACGGGCGTGGTGAGGAAAACCATTACCACGATCTGGATGACGTTGCTATGGAGAAGCTGACCCTGGACGAACACCAAGCGGCGTCCAGTGACGACGAAGAGGACGAAATTACTGCGATCAAGAAGCAGATTAAGGCAGACAacgagaaagaagaaaaagaagaagaagaaaaacgagAAGGCTAG